The DNA region CCAGACGATGTCATGCGAACGGACCTTGAGCGGTGGCAGAGTTAGGCAATCCACTCAAGAACGTCAACTTCGGAAAAGTTGACGCGCTTTAGACGGTACAGCAGTTCGGATCGAATGTCACATTCAGGTCACGGCATGTCACGAGAAATCGAGAGTTATCCATCGTTTAGGTTAGAGCCAACCCAGCGGGTCGACGACGTCGCCGTTGACTTGGACCTCAAAATGGAGGTGGCAGCCAGTCGAGGCGCCTGTGGTGCCGCTGAGCGCCACAACCTGGCCGCGGGTGACCGTCTGGCCAACCTTGACGTTGAAGGACGACAGGTGGTTGTACGTGGTTTCCAGGCCGTTGCCATGGTCCACCACAACGCGGTTGCCGCCGCCGAACGGGTGCCACCCCGCGAAGGTCACAGTGCCGCTGGCTGCTGCCAGGACAGAGGTTCCACATTGCGCCACGAAGTCCTGGCCGCGGTGGAAGTCGCCGCTGCCGCCGGTAATCGGGCTGACACGGAAACCGAACGGGGAGGCCGTCACCAAGGACGCCAGCGGTGCGCCCAGGCTGCCTGCGGATGCGGCGCGGGTGATCGAGCCTGCAGACTGTGCGCTCAGCAATTGCTTGAGCTTTCCGTCGGGGTCTCCCAGAGTGACAACAGAGGAACGGCTGAAGTCGATACGCGCGGCTGATTCCGCGGAAATTTCGGGCTGGGATGCGGCCGAAGCCGTCGACGTCGACTGGCCGGCTACCGGCGTGGCCATGACGGGGCCCGTTGCCGGAACCGTCACCGTGAGCACCAGGCCGGTGGCTGCGAGGGCGATGCCGGCTTTCTGCCCTACACCGCTGGCAGCGGCAAAATCGGTGATTTGCCGAAAGGGACCCTTGCGGCGGCGCGCATCCCGTTGCGGATCGCGAG from Arthrobacter pascens includes:
- a CDS encoding M23 family metallopeptidase encodes the protein MHNSKGRRRAAGPPSAPRAAEVVAADRPRDPQRDARRRKGPFRQITDFAAASGVGQKAGIALAATGLVLTVTVPATGPVMATPVAGQSTSTASAASQPEISAESAARIDFSRSSVVTLGDPDGKLKQLLSAQSAGSITRAASAGSLGAPLASLVTASPFGFRVSPITGGSGDFHRGQDFVAQCGTSVLAAASGTVTFAGWHPFGGGNRVVVDHGNGLETTYNHLSSFNVKVGQTVTRGQVVALSGTTGASTGCHLHFEVQVNGDVVDPLGWL